A single genomic interval of Panthera uncia isolate 11264 chromosome A1 unlocalized genomic scaffold, Puncia_PCG_1.0 HiC_scaffold_17, whole genome shotgun sequence harbors:
- the BRD9 gene encoding bromodomain-containing protein 9, translating to MSTKSYSDASLDISMLGSLGKVRKEPDADDSHLNLDETAKLLQDLHEAQAERGGSRPSSNLSSLSNTSPSDRDQHHLGSPSRLSVGEQPEVTHDPYEFLQSPEPAASAKS from the exons ATGTCGACAAAGTCCTACTCGGACGCCTCCCTGGACATCTCCATGCTTGGCTCTCTAG GGAAAGTGAGGAAGGAGCCTGACGCAGACGACAGCCACCTGAACCTGGATGAGACGGCGAAGCTCCTGCAGGACCTGCACGAGGCACAGGCAGAGCGCGGGGGCTCCCGGCCGTCCTCCAACCTCAGCTCCCTGTCCAACACCTCCCCCTCCGATAGAGACCAGCACCACCTGG GAAGTCCTTCTCGCCTCAGCGTCGGGGAGCAGCCAGAGGTGACCCACGACCCATACGAATTTCTTCAGTCTCCAGAACCTGCAGCCTCTGCGAAGAGCTAG